The Acanthopagrus latus isolate v.2019 chromosome 6, fAcaLat1.1, whole genome shotgun sequence genome includes a region encoding these proteins:
- the b3galt6 gene encoding beta-1,3-galactosyltransferase 6, translated as MNLFRLVCRHKTALVIGTVCSFAVVLVFLAKCTSETLKQGHQDPPGLAPRAVALQSHPEQHNSAPASKDLSAFLVVLITTGPKYTERRSIIRSTWLAKRDSDVLAMFVVGTQGLPTEDLQNLNTEQGRHKDLLLLPDLRDSYENLTLKLLHMYSWLDQNVEFKFVLKADDDTFARLDLLKEELKGKEPNRLYWGFFSGRGRVKTAGKWRESSWELCDYYLPYALGGGYILSADLVRYVHLNAGYFKTWQSEDVSLGAWLAPVDVRRTHDPRFDTEYKSRGCNNKYLVTHKQSLEDILEKHQTLQREGRLCKEEVKLRLSYVYDWSVPPSQCCQRKDGIP; from the coding sequence ATGAATCTGTTCCGTCTAGTGTGCCGCCACAAGACAGCGCTGGTCATTGGCACTGTGTGCAGCTTTGCAGTAGTTCTGGTCTTCTTGGCCAAATGTACCTCAGAGACACTGAAACAGGGTCACCAGGATCCTCCAGGCCTAGCCCCTCGTGCAGTTGCTTTACAGTCCCATCCGGAGCAGCATAATTCAGCCCCCGCATCCAAAGACCTGTCAGCATTCCTCGTGGTTCTCATCACAACTGGGCCTAAGTACACAGAGCGGAGGAGTATCATCCGTAGCACTTGGCTGGCCAAGCGAGACTCTGATGTTCTGGCCATGTTCGTGGTGGGGACTCAGGGGCTTCCCACCGAGGACCTTCAGAACCTGAACACAGAGCAAGGGCGGCACAAGGACTTGCTTTTATTGCCTGACTTGCGAGATTCTTACGAAAACttaacactgaagctgctgcacatGTACTCCTGGCTGGACCAGAATGTAGAGTTCAAGTTTGTCCTCAAAGCAGATGATGACACATTTGCTCGCTTGGACCTCCTTAAGGAGGAACTAAAGGGCAAAGAGCCCAACAGGTTGTACTGGGGCTTCTTCTCGGGGAGAGGGCGTGTGAAAACAGCTGGGAAGTGGAGGGAAAGCTCTTGGGAGCTTTGTGACTACTACCTGCCCTACGCACTGGGAGGGGGCTACATCCTTTCGGCTGACCTGGTACGTTACGTGCATCTTAATGCAGGCTACTTCAAGACGTGGCAGAGTGAGGATGTGTCACTGGGCGCCTGGCTGGCACCGGTGGATGTTCGGCGGACACATGACCCACGCTTTGACACAGAGTATAAATCGCGTGGTTGCAACAACAAGTACTTGGTGACACATAAGCAGAGCTTGGAGGACATATTGGAAAAACACCAGACTCTGCAGCGGGAGGGCAGACTCTGTAAGGAGGAAGTCAAGCTGCGATTGTCCTACGTGTATGACTGGAGTGTGCCACCCTCCCAGTGTTGCCAAAGGAAGGATGGTATTCCTTaa
- the LOC119021202 gene encoding dnaJ homolog subfamily C member 16-like, with protein MTVRRSSRHPRTCPGFLAFILLILSVELVKTSSEHDPYKILGVGRSASQTEIKRAYKNLAKEWHPDKNKDPKAEEMFIKVSKSYEILSNEERRSNFDRYGQMDENQPFGQSQHQGFRGFHNSFYFDESFFHFPRSRDFADSKYLLHHAQFNSDVLPDSHKRPYLIKVTSEWCFACIHIEPVWKETVQELEPLGVGIGIVDLGYERRLANQLGAHRAPSIIGLVNGRVTFFHQAVVREHLRQFIENLLPQRLVEKITDDNYLAYLENWHAENKPSVVLFDQVPVVPLLYKLTAFAFRDYVRFGYVDQGDTHNTRLLRQFNINTYAPTMLLFKEDTEKPVDIIQARGMKRQIMDEFVSNNKFLQVPRLVNQQLFDELCPVKQFHRRRKYCVLLITGEDQAFLPGNKAFLDFASANKKEVLRFAYVYQRQQQPLCLALLHNQAALSPQVVILERRSQAGKVLYRSVSGGWNGSEEDKYRLHEQLELLQKDPTYLSSDTTLPELNNEMAPMFLIQWMNAAYDYILQIYDDLLYSNWREMMPILSLIFSALFILFGTVIIQAFSEPGETKPRKPKPKEQPQAEEDASSRASTSSRPPKKDFVEVTELTDITYTSNLVKLRPGHINVVLVLTNASKTALLRKYAKEVFSFSGTQTLHFSFLNADKHRHWMPSLLRSATDVMQSEGHSDEDEESSDYTGHVLALNGHKKYFCLFRPVFTGDDPNDSSSETSYSDSRRKSRSRSRSSSHSRSRSHSREDGAVPRRGSSRATSIEVHHKLDRLGLWMERLMEGTLPRLRVPAWPALEETINTSSTES; from the exons atgacGGTTAGGAGGTCCAGCCGACATCCTCGGACATGTCCAGGTTTCCTCGCTTTTATTCTGCTTATTTTGAGTGTGGAGCTGGTGAAAACATCCTCTGAACACGACCCCTACAAAATCCTGGGTGTCGGCAGGAGTGCGAgtcaaacagaaatcaaaaggGCATACAAGAACCTGGCCAAAGAATG GCATCCAGACAAGAACAAGGACCCTAAAGCTGAGGAAATGTTCATCAAGGTTTCAAAGTCATACGAG ATTCTGTCTAATGAGGAGCGAAGGTCCAACTTCGATCGCTACGGGCAGATGGACGAAAACCAGCCCTTTGGCCAGTCCCAGCATCAAGGTTTCCGTGGCTTTCACAACAGCTTCTACTTTGATGAGTCCTTCTTCCATTTCCCCAG GTCCAGAGACTTTGCTGACAGCAAGTACCTGCTTCACCATGCACAGTTTAACAGCGATGTCCTTCCAGACAGCCACAAGAGGCCGTATCTAATCAAAGTGACCTCTGAGTGGTGCTTTGCATGCATCCACATTGAGCCTGTGTGGAAGGAGACAGTGCAGGAACTGGAGCCACTGG GTGTTGGCATTGGTATTGTGGACTTGGGTTATGAGCGTCGCCTGGCCAACCAGCTGGGAGCCCACCGCGCTCCCTCCATCATCGGGCTGGTGAATGGCAGGGTGACCTTCTTCCATCAGGCTGTGGTACGGGAGCACCTACGACAGTTCATCGAAAACCTGCTGCCCCAGAGACTAGTGGAAAAG ATCACCGATGACAACTACCTGGCTTACCTGGAGAACTGGCATGCGGAAAACAAGCCCAGCGTTGTCTTGTTTGACCAAGTCCCTGTTGTTCCCTTACTGTACAAA TTAACAGCATTCGCCTTCAGAGACTATGTGCGCTTTGGCTACGTCGACCAGggtgacacacacaacactcgGCTACTGCGGCAgttcaacataaacacatacgCCCCCACCATGCTGCTGTTTAAGGAGGATACAGAGAAGCCTGTTGACATCATCCAG GCCAGAGGGATGAAGCGACAGATCATGGATGAGTTTGTCTCCAACAACAAGTTCCTGCAGGTGCCACGGCTGGTCAACCAGCAGCTTTTTGATGAGCTGTGTCCTGTCAAGCAATTCCACCGGCGGAGGAA GTACTGTGTGCTGCTGATCACAGGGGAGGACCAAGCCTTCCTCCCAGGCAACAAGGCCTTCCTGGACTTCGCGTCAGCTAACAAAAAAGAGGTGCTGCGGTTTGCGTATGTCTACCAGcgtcagcagcagcctctctgcctGGCACTGCTCCATAATCAGGCAGCACTCTCACCTCAG GTGGTGATTCTTGAAAGGCGGAGCCAGGCCGGGAAGGTCCTGTACCGCTCTGTGAGTGGTGGCTGGAACGGCAGTGAAGAAGACAAGTACAGGCTTCATGAACAGCTGGAGCTCCTTCAGAAAGACCCCACCTATCTGAGCTCAGACACCACCCTGCCAGAACTCAACAACGAGATGGCCCCT ATGTTTCTTATCCAATGGATGAATGCTGCCTATGATTACATCCTTCAAATATATGACGACCTTCTCTACTCAAACTG gcGAGAGATGATGCCCATCCTGTCGCTGatcttctctgctctcttcatTCTTTTTGGCACTGTCATCATTCAGGCCTTCAG TGAGCCAGGTGAGACCAAACCCAGGAAACCAAAACCAAAGGAGCAACCACAAGCTGAGGAAGATGCATCAAGTAGAGCTAGTACCTCAAG CCGTCCTCCTAAGAAGGACTTTGTGGAGgtgacagagctgacagacaTCACGTACACCAGCAACCTGGTCAAACTCAGGCCGGGCCACATCAACGTGGTCCTGGTGCTCACCAACGCTTCCAAGACTGCTTTGCTCAGGAAATATGCCAAGgaggttttttctttctctgg CACTCAGACCCTCCACTTCTCCTTCCTCAACGCTGATAAGCACCGTCACTGGATGCCATCCCTCCTTCGCTCAGCCACTGATGTAATGCAGAGCGAGGGCCACTCAGACGAGGATGAGGAGTCCTCGGACTACACTGGCCACGTCCTGGCCCTCAATGGCCACAAGAAATACTTTTGCCTCTTCAGACCCGTCTTCACAGGGGACGATCCCAATGACTCCTCATCCGAAACCTCGTACTCAGACAGCAGAAGGAAGTCCCGATCCAGGTCCAGATCCAGCTCCCACTCCCGATCCAGGTCCCATTCCAGGGAGGATGGAGCTGTACCCAGGAGAGGCTCTAGCAGGGCCACCAGCATAGAAGTCCACCACAAGCTTGACAGGCTGGGACTGTGGATGGAGAGGCTAATGGAGGGTACCCTACCCAGATTACGGGTCCCTGCGTGGCCTGCACTTGAAGAAACCATTAACACCTCCTCCACAGAGAGCTGA